The sequence CATCGACGTGGCCCGCTGGTTCAACGCCCAGGGCAGCCGTACGCCCGACGAGGTCGGCGAGCTGTACGCCGGCCTCGTCCTGCGGATGGTCGGGGCCCGACAGGCGGCAGTCTGACGACAGGCCCTGGCTCCGGCGGCCCGGACGAGGTGTCCCGAGGCCGCCTTCGGGCGGGTCAGAAGTAGTAGCGGGACACCGATTCCGCGACGCAGGCCGGCTTCTCGCCGCCCTCGCGCTCGACGGTGACGACCGCCGTGACCTGTACGCCGCCGCCCACCTCCGTGACCTCCCGGAGCACCGCGCTGGCCCGCAGCCGCGAGCCGGCCGGGACCGTCGAGGGGAAGCGGACCTTGTTGGTCCCGTAGTTGATGCCCATCTTCATGCCCTCGACCCGCATCACCTGCGGTACCAGCGCGGGCAGCAGCGACAGCGTCAGATAGCCGTGCGCGATGGTCGTGCCGAACGGCCCGTCCTTCGCCCGCTCCGGGTCCACGTGGATCCACTGGTGATCGCCGGTCGCCTCGGCGAACTGGTCGATCCTCTTCTGCTCGATCTCCAGCCAGTCGCTGTGTCCCAGCTGCTCGCCCACTCCGTCCCGCAGCTCCTGCGCGGACGTGAAGATCCTCGGCTCTGCCATGTTCCCGGTTCCTGCCTTCCGGCTCGACGCGCCGTCCGGCGCGATGTCCAAGCGCTTGCTCAGCATCGTTGGGCGGCGCGTTCCTGTCAACGACATGGCAGTAGGTTTGAGGGGTGCCCCAGATCCCGCAGACACTCCACGAACTCTCGGTCGGCCAGCTCTCGGCGCGCAGCGGCGCCGCCGTCTCGGCCCTGCACTTCTACGAGTCCAAGGGCCTGATCACCAGCAGCCGCACCAGCGGCAACCAGCGCCGGTACTCCCGTGACGCGCTGCGCCGGGTCGCGTTCGTCCGGGCGGCCCAGCGCGTCGGCATTCCCCTGGCCACGATCCGGGACGCCCTCGCCGAACTGCCCGACGAGCGCACGCCGAACCGCGAGGACTGGGCCCGTCTCTCCGCGGCCTGGCGCAAGGAACTGGACGACCGCATCGGGCAGTTGCGCCGCCTGCGCGACCATCTGACCGACTGCATCGGCTGCGGCTGTCTGTCGTTGGAGACCTGCGTGCTCTCCAACCCCGGCGACATCACCGGCGAGAAGATCACCGGCTCCCGCCTGATGCCCGAAAGCAAGCAGTCGGCCGAACACCGTTCTTAGTACCGAGGTGCCGAAGTAGCGGGGCGCCGCAGTACCGCGGTGCCGGGGTACCGGACGGCGTCCGCTGTCACGTCACGTCATGTCACGCGGCCGCTGCCGCTGTCGCTGGGGCAGCGGCGGGCGGCCTCCGGTGCCGCAGCAGCCGGGCCCTGGCCAGCGTGCGGTCGGTCAGGGCGGGCTGCGGCACCGCGATCCCGCAGCCCGTGCACACCGGGCCCGCCCACGGCTCCTCCCCCCGCACCTGCCGCCACTCGATGCCGGTGTCCGCGCAGACCGGACAGGCCGAACCGGGGCCGGAGCCCAGCCCCGCGATCAGGCGGCGCAGGACCTCCGCGAGCGGCTCGGTGGGATGGACACCCGGGTCGGTGCAGCGGGCCACCCCGTGACCGCCCCAGGTGCGCCGGTGCCAGTCGTCGAACGCGCCGGGCCGCCGCAGCCCCGCGTGCTTCTCGCGCCGACGCCGTTCGGCGAACCCCGCCTCGTACGCGAGCCAGACCGCCCGCGCCTCCTCCAGTTCGTCCAGCGCGCGCAGCAGGCGCACCGGATCGGGCTCCCGGTCCTCGGGGTCGATCCCGTGCCGGGCGCACAGATGGTCCCAGGTCGCCCGGTGCCCGTACGGGGCGAACTTCTCCAGACACTTCCGCAGCGAATACCGCCGCAGGGCCAGATCACCCCGCGGATCTCGGACCTGTCTCGCCAGACTCCGGAAACCGGCCATGACACCGCCACCTCCGCCGCTCGTCCTTGGACGTCATGGAATGGACGTACGCCTGCCCGTTTCGGCTCCATCGAAAGATGAGATCCGCCCATTGGCCGAGAAACTCCATGTGGGGCGGGGTGCCGCGGACGGGAGCGGAGCGGCGCACGGGCCGGTGGTGCGCGGGCGTGCGCCGCTCGCGCGGGTGGCGAAATCTCCTGGCGCCGACGCGAGCCCGTGCGGTTGGGTTCCCCCATGACGACAGCCGGACCGCGCCTGGAAGAGATCACCGCCGACAACGTGCTCGACGCCTGTCGGCTGGAAGTCGCACCCGAGCAGCGCGGGTTCGTCTCCCCGGTCGCCCAGTCCCTGGCCGAGGCCTACGTGCACCCCGGCCTCGCCTGGCCCCGGCTGATCTGTGACGGTGAGCGTGCCGTCGGGTTCGTGATGGCGTTCTTCGGCCTGCCGTTCGACTTCGACGCCGGGGTGCCGGACGCCCCGCCCCGTTCCGGGCTCTGGCGGCTCGCCGTCGCCGCGGGGGAGCAGGGCCGGGGCTACGGGCGCTTCGCCGTCGGGGCGGTGAACGACGAGATCCGCCGGCGCGGCGGGACGGTCTCGACCGTGACCTGGAAGCCCGGCGAGGGCGGGCCCGAGGAGTTCTACCTCCGGCTCGGCTACCGCAAGCGGGGCCTCACGGACGACGGCGAGTACCTCGGCGACATGGAGCTGGACCAGGGCGCGCCGGCGTGTGCGGCGGGTCGGCCCCGTGAGCCCCGGCCCGCCGCGCACGTCACTCCCTAACCCCCGTACCGCAGATACCTCCGCCGCTTGGCCCGGAACGCCGACAGGTCCCGCTGCCAGGCCCCTACGACCTGGTCCGTGTCCGCGCCCGCGTCGATCATCGTGCGGACCCGGGTGTTCCCGGTGAGCTTGTCGATCCAGTGGTCCGGACGCCAGGCGAAGCCGCTCCAGGTCTGCTTCGCGGTCACCAGCAGGGCGATCCCGGTGCGGACCGGGTCGAACACCTCCCGGTCCCGGACGTGGAGCTGCACCCCGCCCACCGTCCTGCCCTGGAACTTGGAGAACACCGGCGCGAAGTACGCCTCCCGGAAGGCGACCCCCGGCAGCTTCAGCGCGTTCGCCGCGGCCGCCCAGCGGTGGTCGATGCCCTCGGCGCCGAGCAGTTCGAAGGGGCGCGTGGTGCCCCGGCCCTCGGAGAGGTTCGTGCCCTCGAAGAGGCAGGTGCCGGAGTAGACGAGTGCCGTCTCGGGCGTCGGCATGTTCGGGCTGGGCGGCACCCACGGCAGCCCGGTGTCGTCGAAGAAGTCCGAGCGCCGCCACCCCGACATCGTCACCACCTCGAGCCGCACCGGATTCTCGTGCAGGAACTCCGCGTTGAAGAACAGCGCCAGCTCCGCCACCGTCATCCCGTGCGCCTGGGCGATCTCCCGGCGGCCGACGAACGTGGCGAACGCCGGGTCCAGCACCGGGCCCAGCGCCGCCCGCCCGGTCACCGGGTTCGGCCGGTCCAGCACGACGAGCCGCTTGCCCGCGAGCGCCGCCGCCTCCATGCAGTCGTACAGCGTCCAGATGTACGTGTAGAAGCGGGCGCCCGCGTCCTGGATGTCGAAGACGACCGTGTCCACGCCCGACGCGGTGAAGATGTCCGCGAGGTCCCGCCCGCTCTTCAGATACGTGTCGTAGACCGGCAGCCCGGTCGCCGGGTCGTCGTAACGGCCCTCGGAGCCGCCCGCCTGCGCGGTGCCCCGGAACCCGTGCTCGGGGCCGAAGACGGCGGTCAGGTTCACCCGCTCGTCCGGGTGCATCGCGTCGACGATGTGCCCGACGTCCGCGGTGATGCCGGTCGGGTTGGTGACGACCCCGACCTTCTGCCCCCGCAGCAGCCGGTAGCCGTCGGCCGCCAGCCGGTCGAAGCCGGTACGGACCCGGCCGTGCCCGCGCCCGTGCTCCGGGGCGGCGGAGGCGGCACCGGTACCGGCCGCCGTCGCCGCGAGCGCTCCCATCGCGCCTCCCGCGGCCAGCACACCACGTCGGGACAGGCTCATTCCGCTACCTCCATGATCGCGCCGACTGTCATGGCCACGCACGCTAGCGCGGGCCGGGGCCACGCGGAACGACCTGGGCCGCACCGATTCCCCGAGCCGCCCTCCGTGCTCCTGCCCGGCCTCTCCCGACCTCTTCCCGATCACATACCGACCGGTTAGTCTGCTGGTGCAGCCGGATCGGAGAGGCGGGATGGCGATGGGTACGGTGCAGGGCGCGGGTGTGGTGGTCACGGGGGCCGGAGGCGGTATCGGAGCCGCTCTGGCCCGCAGGTTCGCCGCCGGCGGGGCGCGGGTCGTCGTCAACGACCTCGACCTCGCGCGGATCGAACCGCTCGCGAAGGAGATCGGCGGTACCGCCGTCGCCGGGGACGCCTCGGGCATCGTGGACGCGGCCCGGGAGGCGCTGGACGGCACGGTCGACGTCTACTGCGCCAACGCCGGTCTGGCCTCGCCCGGTGACGCGTTCGCCGACGAGGAGGTCTGGGCCGCCGCCTGGGACGTCAACGTGATGGCCCACGTCCGCGCGACCAGGGCCCTCCTGCCGGACTGGCTGGAACGGGGCAGCGGGCGGTTCGTCACCACCGCCTCGGCCGCCGGTCTGCTGACGATGATCGGCGCGGCCCCGTACAGCGTCACCAAGCACGGGGCGGTGGCCTTCGCCGAGTGGCTCTCGCTCACCTACCGCCACCGCGGGATCAAGGTCCACGCGATCTGCCCGCAGGGCGTGCGCACCGACATGCTCACCGCCGCCGGATCGGCCGGCGAACTGGTCCTGGCCCCCGGCGCGATCGAGCCGGACGCCGTCGCCGAGGCGCTGTTCGAGGCGATGGACGCCGACCGTTTCCTGGTCCTGCCGCACCCCGAGGTGGCCGGGTACTACCAGGCCCGCGCCGCCGACCCCGACCGGTGGATGCGCGGGATGAACCGGCTCCAGCGGCAGTGGGAGGAGGGGAGCGGAGCATGAGCGACCCCACGCCGTCCGGCCCCCCGGCCTCCGGAGCCGCGTCCTCCGACTATCCGTCCTCCGACCGCCCGGCCGCCGGAGCTGCCATGCCGTCCGGCTCCCCGGCCTCCGGAGCCGCGTCCTCCGGCAATCCGTCCTCCGGAGCAGAGTCCTCCGGAGCCGCACCTTCCTCCGACCGCCCGGCCACCCGAGCCCGAGCCCGAGCCCGAGCCGAGCCGCCCTCAGGCCCCCCGCTCCCCGGCGCCCCCGGGCCCGAGGCCCCCGCCGCCCCCGGTATCCCCGGCCCCGAATCCGCCGCCCCTGCCGCCGGCGGCTCGGGCTACGCCGCCCGGCCCTGGCTCGCCCTGCTCAGCGCGGCCCAGCGCGCCCCCGTCACCCCGCCCCCGACCGTGCTCCACGCCTGGCGGGCGGCCGTCGACCGGGCCCCGGACCGCCCGGCCCTGGCCTACTTCGACGGACGGCTCGGCTACCGCGAGACCGACGAGCTGTCCGACTCGGTGGCCGGGCACCTCGCCGCCCGGGGGCTGCGCCACGGCGACCGGGTCGCGATCATGCTCCAGAACAGCCCGCACTTCGTCCTCGCGCTGCTCGGCGCGTGGAAGGCGGGAGCCACCGTCGTACCGCTCAATCCGATGTACAAGGCGGGCGAGGTCGGCCACGTTCTCGCGGACGCCGGGGTCACCGCGCTGATCTGCTCGGACCGCGCGTGGGAGGCGTACCTCCGGGACACCGCGGCGGCTGCCCCCGGCCTCCGTATCGCGCTGACCGCCTGCGAGCTGGACCTCCAGAGCGTGAACGACCCGCGCGTCCTCGGCTTCGAGCGGCTCCCGGCTCCCGGCCCCGACGACCTCGCGGAGGACCTGCTGGCCGCCGCCCGCGCCGGGAACCCGGCCCCGGAGAACCGCGGTCTCACCGCCGCCGACACGGCGCTGATCAGCTACACCTCCGGCACCAGCGGCACCCCCAAGGGCGCGATGAACGCCCACGGCAACATCATGGTCAACGCCGAACGCCAGCGCACCGGCCATCCGATCGCCGAGGGCTCCGCCTACTTCGCGCTCGCGCCGCTCTTCCACATCACCGGCATGGTCTGCCAGCTCGCCGCCTGCGTCGCCAACGCGGGCACCCTCGTCCTGGCCTACCGCTTCGAGGCGGGCGTCGTCCTGGAAGCCTTCGCCGCCCACCGCCCCGCCTACACCGTCGGCCCGTCCACCGCGTTCATGGCACTGGCCGCGCACCCGGACGCCACCCCGGACCACTTCGCCTCGTTCCGGGTGATCTCCTCGGGCGGCGCGCCCCTGCCGCCCGCGCTCGTGGAGAAGTTCCGCGCGGGCTTCGGCCCGTACATCCGCAACGGCTACGGGCTCACCGAGTGCACCGCCCCCTGCGCCTCGGTCCCGCCCGAGCGGGAGGCCCCCGTCGACCCGGTCTCCGGCACCCTCTCCGTCGGCGTCCCCGGAGCCGACACCGTCGTCCGGATCCTGGACGAGGAGGGGCGGGAGGTGCCCTTCGGGGAGCAGGGCGAGATCGCGGTGCGCGGCCCGCAGGTCGTCTCCGGCTACTGGAACCTCCCCGAGGCCACCGCCGCCGCCTTCCCGGACGGCGAACTGCGCACCGGCGACATCGGATTCATGGACGCGGCGGGCTGGCTGTACGTCGTGGACCGCAAGAAGGACATGATCAACGCCTCCGGGTTCAAGGTGTGGCCCCGCGAGGTGGAGGACGTCCTCTACACCCATCCGGCGGTGCGGGAGGCGGCCGTCGTCGGCGTGCCCGACGCCTACCGGGGGGAGACGGTCCGGGCGTACGTGAGTCTGCGTCCGGGGAGCTCGGTGGCCCCCGGTGAACTGGGCGCCCACTGCAAGGAACGGCTCGCCGCGTACAAGTATCCGCGCGAGGTGGAGATCCTGACCGAGCTGCCGAAGACGGCGAGTGGGAAGATCCTCAGGCGGGAACTGCGTTCCCTCCGTTAGAACAGCGTCGAAACAGCACACGCACAGTACGAAAGGAAGGTGGCGGCTCATGTCCAAGGCGACGGACCAGAACGGCACTCCCGTCCCCCAGAGGCTGCTGGCCGCCGCCACCCGGCTCTTCGCCGAGCGCGGGTACGACCGCACATCGGTCCAGGAGATCGTCGAGGCGGCGGGCGTCACCAAGGGGGCGCTCTACCACTACTTCGGCTCCAAGGAGGACCTGCTCCAGGAGGTGTACGCCCGGGTGCTGCGGCTTCAGCAGGAGCGGCTCGACGCCTTCGCGGGTGCTGAGGCCCCCGTTGAGCAGCGGCTGCGGGACGCGGCGGCCGACGTGGTCGTCACGACCATCGACAACCTGGACGACGCCGCGATCTTCTTCCGCTCCATGCACCACCTGAGCCCCGAGAAGAACAAGCAGGTGCGCGTCGAGCGCCGCCGCTACCACGAGCGCTTCCGGGCGCTGATCGAGGAGGGGCAGAACAGCGGCGTGTTCTCCTCCGCCACCCCCGCCGACCTGGTCGTCGACTACCACTTCGGCTCGGTCCACCACCTCTCCACCTGGTACCGCCCGGACGGCCCGCTGACCCGCCAGGAGGTCGCCGACCACCTCGCGGACCTGCTGCTGCGGGCCCTGCGGCCGTAGGGCCCGCGCCGGGGTCCGCGGCACCGCGGGGGTGATCCACTGGCCCGCCCGACCGGGCGGGGCGAGTCTGGATGTATGAGGTATGTCCGGCCTCCGCCGCAGGTGTCGCCGTTCACGGGGAGAGGTCCGTTCGCCACGAGGGGCCCGTTCGTTAATAGAACGGACCTGTCCGGTTTCCGCTCTTGACGGGACACTGTCATTTCCTTGAGCATCGGTCACGCATCGCGCACCTCCGGGCCGCCTGTCGAGGCCCACGCTCCAGGACCCGGCCGGATCTTCGCGCGGCCGGGGACCCCCCGCACGTTCCGTCAATCCCCAACGGAATCCGGAGCCCGTGAATGAGACCGAACCGTTCCACCCTGCGCAGATCCCCGGCGGCCGTCGCCGCCGTCGCCCTCGCCGTGGCCCTCGGGGCCGGCGCGCCGGCCGTCCAGGCCGCCGGGGCACCGACACCGGCGGCCGCCGCTGCGGCCCCCGACATCCCCGTGGCCAACGTCAAGGCCCACCTCTCGCAGCTCTCGACCATCGCCGCGAACAACGGCGGCAACCGCGCCCACGGCCGCCCCGGCTACAAGGCGTCCGTCGACTACGTGAGGGCCAAGCTCGACGCGGCCGGATACAGCACCTCGCTCCAGCAGTTCACCTCCAACGGCGCCACCGGCTACAACCTGATAGCCGACTGGCCCGGCGGTGACCCCAACAAGGTCCTGATGGCCGGGGCCCACCTCGACTCCGTCTCCTCCGGGGCCGGGATCAACGACAACGGCTCCGGCTCGGCCGCCGTGCTGGAGACCGCGCTCGCCGTCTCCCGCGCCGGGTACCAGCCCGACAAGCACCTGCGGTTCGCCTGGTGGGGTGCGGAGGAGCTGGGCCTGATCGGCTCGAAGTACTACGTCAACAACCTGCCGTCCGCCGAGCGTTCCAAGCTCTCCGGCTATCTCAACTTCGACATGATCGGCTCGCCCAACGCCGGCTACTTCGTCTACGACGACGACCCGGTCATCGAGAAGACCTTCAAGGACTACTTCGCGGGCCTGGGCGTCCCCACCGAGATCGAGACCGAGGGCGACGGCCGCTCCGACCACGCCCCGTTCAAGAACGCGGGCGTCCCCGTCGGCGGGCTCTTCACCGGCGCGGGCTACACCAAGTCCTCCGCCCAGGCGCAGAAGTGGGGCGGGACGGCGGGCCAGGCCTTCGACCGCTGCTACCACTCCTCGTGCGACAACCTGAGCAACATCAACGACACCGCCCTGGACCGCAACAGCGACGCCGCCGCCCACGCCGTCTGGACCCTGTCCTCCGGCACCGGTGAACCGCCCACGGACGGGGACGTGTTCAGCAACACCACCGACGTGGCCATTCCGGACGCCGGGGCGGCGGTGACCTCGTCGATCGCGGTCACCGGCCGGACGGGCAACGCGCCGGCCGCACTTCAGGTCGGCGTCGACATCAAGCACACCTGGCGCGGCGACCTCGTCGTGGACCTGATCGCCCCGGACGGCAGCGCGTACCGGCTGAAGAACTCCAGCAGCGGCGACTCGGCCGACAACGTCATCACGACGTACACGGTCAACGCCTCCAGCGAGGTGGCCAACGGCACCTGGAAGCTCCGCGTCCAGGACGTCGCCCGGTACGACACCGGCTACATCGACAGCTGGAAGCTCACCTTCTGAGCCCTCCCGCGTGCAGGATGCGGCCCCCTCCCGACGAGCATCCCGGGAGGGGGCCGCACCGCACCCCTCAGACGTACCGCTTGATCTCCCGCCGGGCCAGCGACCGCTGGTGCACCTCGTCGGGGCCGTCCGCCAGCCGCAGTGTCCGCGCCGACGCCCACAGCTCCGCCAGCGGGAAGTCCTGGCTCACCCCGCCCGCGCCGTACAACTGCACCGCGGAGTCCAGGATGTCCACGACCGCGCGCGGGGTGGCGATCTTGATGGCCTGGATCTCGGTGTGCGCGCCCTTGTTGCCCACGGTGTCCATCAGCCAGGCCGTCTTCAGCACCAGCAGTCGCAGCTGCTCCACCGTGACCCGGGCGTCCGCGATCCAGTTCTGCACGACACCCTGCGAGGCCAGCGGCCTGCCGAACGCCGTACGCGTCACCGCGCGCCGGCACATCAGCTCGATGGCCCGCTCCGCCATCCCGATCAGCCGCATGCAGTGGTGGATCCGGCCCGGTCCCAGCCGCGCCTGGGCGATGGCGAAGCCGCCGCCCTCCTCGCCGATCAGGTTCGCCGCGGGCACCCGGACGTCGTGGAAGACCACCTCGGCGTGGCCGCCGTGCGCGTGGTCCTCGTACCCGTACACCTGCATCGCCCGGCGCACCTCGACGCCCGGGGTGTCGCGGGGGACGAGGATCATCGACTGCTGGCGGCGGATGTCCTCGCCGTCCGGGTCGGTCTTGCCCATCACGATGAAGACCGCGCAGTCCGGGTTCATCGCCCCGGAGATGTACCACTTGCGGCCGTTGACGACGTAGTCCTCGCCGTCCCGGATCATCCGCGTCTCGATGTTCGTCGCGTCCGAGGACGCCACGTCCGGCTCCGTCATCGCGAACGCGGAGCGGATCTCCCCGGCGAGCAGCGGCTCCAGCCACCGCTTCTTCTGGTCGTCGGTGGCGAACTGGAACAGCACCTCCATGTTCCCGGTGTCCGGGGCGGCGCAGTTCGTCGCGGTCGGCGCGAGGTGCGGGGAACGTCCGGTGATCTCCGCGAGCGGGGCGTACTGGAGGTTCGTCAGCCCCGCCCCGTACTCCGCGTCCGGCAGGAAGAGGTTCCACAGCCCCTGCCGCCGGGCCTCGGCCTTCAGCTCCCCGACGACGGCCGGGGTGTCCCACGGTGAGGCGAGCCCCGCCCGCTGCTCCTCGGCGACCTGCTCGGCCGGGTACACGTGCTCGTCCATGAACGCGAGCAGCCTGCCGCGCAGTTCCTCGGTACGGGCGTCGAATGCGAAGTCCATGAGGGTTCAGCCTTCCTGGAGGGTGGTGAGGCCGTGCGCGATGAAGACGGGGACCAGCTCGCCGATCCGGTCGAAGCCCGCGCCGACGGTCTGGCCGAGGGTGTAGCGGTAGTGGATGCCCTCCAGGATCACGGCGAGCTTGAACCAGGCGAACGCGGTGTACCAGGAGACGGCGGAGGTGTCCCGGCCCGAGCGGGCCGCGTAGCGCTCGACGAGCTCGGCGGGGGACGGGTGCCCGGCCGCCCCGCTGGTGGTGGAGACGGGCGACTCCGGCAGCCCGAGATCGGAGCTGTACATCACGAGCAGCCCGAGATCGGTCAGCGGATCGCCGAGGGTGGACATCTCCCAGTCGAGGACGGCCTTGATCCGGTCGTCGGAGCCGATCAGGACGTTGTCCAGGCGGTAGTCGCCGTGGACGACGGTGGGCGCGGGGGAGGAGGGCAGCGCGCGGCCGAGCGCCGCGTGCAGTTCGTCGACGCCCGCCAGGTCACGGCTGCGGGAGGCGTCCAGCTGCTTGCCCCAGCGCCGCAGCTGCCGGTCCAGGAAGCCCTCGGGCCGCCCGAAGTCCCCGAGCCCGACCGCCCCCGGATCCACGGCGTGCAGATCGACCAGGGTGTCGACGAGCCCGAGGACCGCCGCCCGGGTGCGCTCGGGGCCCAGCGGGGCGAGCTGCTCCGCGGTGCGGTACGGGGTGCCCTCGACGTACTCCATCACGTAGAACGGCGCGCCGATCACCGAGTCGTCCTCGCAGAGCAGCAGCGGCTCCGGCACGGGGACGGCGGTCGGATGCAGACCGCTGATCACGCGGTGCTCGCGCGCCATGTCGTGCGCGGTCGCCAGCACGTGGCCGAGCGGAGGCCTGCGCACCACCCACTGCCCGGTCCCGTCACCGACGACGTACGTGAGGTTCGAGCGGCCGCCCTCGATGAGCCGCGCTTCGAGGGGCCCGCTCACCAGCCCCGGTCGCTCACGGTCGAGATGGCCGCGCAGCAGCTCCGGGTCGAGACCTGGTGGGGGGACTGAGCTCATGGTGCGTACCTCCGGGCGACTGGCGACGGGACGAGGTGACGGGTCAGGGTGACGGGACCCCGGGACGGAACGGTCGGGAACCATGATGCCGACCAGTCGGTATGTCGTCCAGTGCCCTTCGGGACCGACCGCCCGGGAAGGCGGCCGGACTCCGGTGGCGCACCGTGTCCGAGAACGGTGACGGCACCCGCCCGGAGCCCGCGTCGGGGAGGCCGGGACCCACGGCCGTACCGCCTGAGTTGCGACGACCCCGGCCTGCGCGGAAGGTCGAGGGATGAAGGCGATCAGCTACAGCGCGTACGGCTCCGCCGACGTCATGGAGTACGGCGAGCGGCCCGACCCCAAGGTCGGCCCCGACAGCGTCCTGGTGAAGGTGCGGGCCGCGGCGGTCAACCCGGTCGACTGGAAGGCCCGAGAGGGCTACCTCCAGGGTGCCCTCGACGCCGTCTTCCCGGTGATCCCCGGCTGGGACGTCTCCGGGGTCGTCGTGCAACCGGGCATCGCCGTCGACGAGTTCGCGGTGGGCGACGAGGTCATCGGCTACGTGCGCGAGGACTTCCTCTCGCGCGGTACGTTCGCCGAATACGTCGCCGCCCCCGTGCGCACCCTCGCCCGCAAGCCCCTGAGCCTGAGCTTCGAGGCGGCGGCGGGTCTGCCGCTGGCCGGGCTCACCGCGTACCAGGTGCTGCACCGCACTCTCAAGATCCGCGAGGGCGACACCGTCCTGGTCCACGCGGCCGCCGGCGGCGTCGGATCGCTCGCCGTCCAGATCGCCCGGCACGCCGGCTGCCGGGTCGTCGGCACCGCGAGCCCCCGCAACCACGAGCACCTGCGGAGCCTCGGCGCGGAGCCCGTGGAGTACGGCGAGGGCCTCGTCGAACGGCTGCGGGAGCTGGTCCCCGAGGGCTTCGACGCCTCCTTCGACACCGTGGGCGGCGACGCGCTGAAGGCCTCCGCCGACACCCTCGCCCCGGGCGGCCGGCTCGCCTCCATCGCGGACGACGAGGTCTTCTCCTACGGCGGCCACTACGCCTTCGTGCGCCCCGACGCGGCGGACCTGGCGCAGGTCGCGGAGCTGGCCGAGCGGGGGATCGTCACCGTCCACGTGGACCGGGTGTTCCCGCTGGAGGAGGCCGCCGAGGCGTACCGGCTCAACCAGGAGGGGCGGACCCGCGGCAAGATCGTGGTCACGGTGGACTGGGACGCGTCGTAGGACGGCGTCGGCCTTCAGGCGTTCAGGGGTTCAGGGGTTCAGGGGTTCAGGGGTTCAGAACAGCATCGCCGCGGCGAACACCGCCAGCGCCACCGTGCACAGTGCCGCCGTCAGCGCCCCGCGCGGCGCGAGCTGCTCGGGCCGCGCCACCCCCAGCACGGTCACCCGGCGGTGGGCGACCGTCAGGAACCCCAGCCAGGCCAGTGCGCTCAGCGCCACCGCGACCAGCGCCGCCGGGGTCGCCCCGCTGTGCAGCGCCTGCCGCCCGGCGAGCAGCGCGACGACCGTGGCGGTCAGCGTCGTGCGCCGCCAGGCCAGCCGCGTCCGCTCCGGCTGCAGCCCCGGATCCCGGTCCGCCGCCGCCGTCACACCCCCTCCCAGCCGAAGAGGACCACCACCACCATCGCCAGGGCGACGACGGCGATCACCAGGCTCAGCAAGGTCGGGAACCGTGACACCGGCAGATCCTCGCCCCGCCGCATCGCCCGCTCGCACCGCACCCAGTGGTTGACCGCCCGCAACGCGCACAGCACCCCGGCGGCCAGCAGCCCGAGCGCGAGCGCGGCCCGTACGCCCCACATCAGCTCCGGCAGGAACTGATCGACGGCGAAACCCCCGCCGATCAGCGCCAGAGCCGTGCGGAGCCAGGCGAGGAA is a genomic window of Streptomyces sp. YPW6 containing:
- a CDS encoding NADP-dependent oxidoreductase, coding for MKAISYSAYGSADVMEYGERPDPKVGPDSVLVKVRAAAVNPVDWKAREGYLQGALDAVFPVIPGWDVSGVVVQPGIAVDEFAVGDEVIGYVREDFLSRGTFAEYVAAPVRTLARKPLSLSFEAAAGLPLAGLTAYQVLHRTLKIREGDTVLVHAAAGGVGSLAVQIARHAGCRVVGTASPRNHEHLRSLGAEPVEYGEGLVERLRELVPEGFDASFDTVGGDALKASADTLAPGGRLASIADDEVFSYGGHYAFVRPDAADLAQVAELAERGIVTVHVDRVFPLEEAAEAYRLNQEGRTRGKIVVTVDWDAS
- a CDS encoding acyl-CoA dehydrogenase family protein, producing the protein MDFAFDARTEELRGRLLAFMDEHVYPAEQVAEEQRAGLASPWDTPAVVGELKAEARRQGLWNLFLPDAEYGAGLTNLQYAPLAEITGRSPHLAPTATNCAAPDTGNMEVLFQFATDDQKKRWLEPLLAGEIRSAFAMTEPDVASSDATNIETRMIRDGEDYVVNGRKWYISGAMNPDCAVFIVMGKTDPDGEDIRRQQSMILVPRDTPGVEVRRAMQVYGYEDHAHGGHAEVVFHDVRVPAANLIGEEGGGFAIAQARLGPGRIHHCMRLIGMAERAIELMCRRAVTRTAFGRPLASQGVVQNWIADARVTVEQLRLLVLKTAWLMDTVGNKGAHTEIQAIKIATPRAVVDILDSAVQLYGAGGVSQDFPLAELWASARTLRLADGPDEVHQRSLARREIKRYV
- a CDS encoding M28 family metallopeptidase, translating into MRPNRSTLRRSPAAVAAVALAVALGAGAPAVQAAGAPTPAAAAAAPDIPVANVKAHLSQLSTIAANNGGNRAHGRPGYKASVDYVRAKLDAAGYSTSLQQFTSNGATGYNLIADWPGGDPNKVLMAGAHLDSVSSGAGINDNGSGSAAVLETALAVSRAGYQPDKHLRFAWWGAEELGLIGSKYYVNNLPSAERSKLSGYLNFDMIGSPNAGYFVYDDDPVIEKTFKDYFAGLGVPTEIETEGDGRSDHAPFKNAGVPVGGLFTGAGYTKSSAQAQKWGGTAGQAFDRCYHSSCDNLSNINDTALDRNSDAAAHAVWTLSSGTGEPPTDGDVFSNTTDVAIPDAGAAVTSSIAVTGRTGNAPAALQVGVDIKHTWRGDLVVDLIAPDGSAYRLKNSSSGDSADNVITTYTVNASSEVANGTWKLRVQDVARYDTGYIDSWKLTF
- a CDS encoding DUF202 domain-containing protein — protein: MNKIAQSVRLWFAPQRIREEGDTPDYRFSLANERTFLAWLRTALALIGGGFAVDQFLPELMWGVRAALALGLLAAGVLCALRAVNHWVRCERAMRRGEDLPVSRFPTLLSLVIAVVALAMVVVVLFGWEGV
- a CDS encoding phosphotransferase family protein, with translation MSSVPPPGLDPELLRGHLDRERPGLVSGPLEARLIEGGRSNLTYVVGDGTGQWVVRRPPLGHVLATAHDMAREHRVISGLHPTAVPVPEPLLLCEDDSVIGAPFYVMEYVEGTPYRTAEQLAPLGPERTRAAVLGLVDTLVDLHAVDPGAVGLGDFGRPEGFLDRQLRRWGKQLDASRSRDLAGVDELHAALGRALPSSPAPTVVHGDYRLDNVLIGSDDRIKAVLDWEMSTLGDPLTDLGLLVMYSSDLGLPESPVSTTSGAAGHPSPAELVERYAARSGRDTSAVSWYTAFAWFKLAVILEGIHYRYTLGQTVGAGFDRIGELVPVFIAHGLTTLQEG
- a CDS encoding DUF202 domain-containing protein, whose amino-acid sequence is MTAAADRDPGLQPERTRLAWRRTTLTATVVALLAGRQALHSGATPAALVAVALSALAWLGFLTVAHRRVTVLGVARPEQLAPRGALTAALCTVALAVFAAAMLF